The following are encoded in a window of Roseivirga misakiensis genomic DNA:
- a CDS encoding (2Fe-2S)-binding protein, whose protein sequence is MASYKLNINNKEYTVEAEPQTPLLWVIRDEVGLTGTKYGCGIAQCGACTVHLNGAPVRSCALPVSASASQKITTIEGISTNNEHPVQKAWLEVQAPQCGYCQSGQIMSAVALLEQKPSPSDQDIDQAMSGNICRCGTYHRIRKAIHVASKEINNGSK, encoded by the coding sequence ATGGCTTCTTATAAACTCAATATCAACAATAAAGAGTATACCGTTGAGGCAGAGCCTCAGACTCCGTTGCTCTGGGTTATCCGCGACGAAGTAGGTTTAACAGGCACCAAGTACGGTTGCGGCATTGCTCAGTGCGGTGCATGTACTGTACATTTAAATGGGGCTCCAGTCCGTTCATGCGCATTGCCTGTTTCAGCTTCGGCCAGTCAGAAAATCACAACGATAGAGGGTATATCAACTAATAATGAGCACCCTGTACAAAAAGCTTGGCTAGAAGTTCAAGCACCTCAATGTGGGTATTGTCAATCGGGACAGATCATGTCGGCAGTCGCTTTGTTAGAACAGAAGCCATCCCCTTCCGATCAAGATATTGACCAAGCCATGTCGGGTAATATTTGTAGATGTGGAACATATCACAGAATAAGAAAAGCAATTCATGTCGCCTCTAAAGAAATCAACAATGGAAGCAAATAA